A window from Calditrichota bacterium encodes these proteins:
- a CDS encoding uracil-DNA glycosylase encodes MAHPGDSELELVRRFLRQHAELYGAEVVLPASGRGKAAPDPLQAYAEEIRGCVKCSLGHSRTHFVFGVGNPHARVMLVGEAPGADEDRLGEPFVGRAGQLLNRLLKEAGFEREEVYIANILKCRPPNNRDPLPTEIALCLPYLQRQIELIKPDFIVALGRIAAHTLLNTTAALNKLRGVAHGCAGARLIVTYHPAAILRYPQFEEPTRQDLRLLRRLYDEKYAATR; translated from the coding sequence ATGGCGCATCCTGGGGACAGCGAGCTGGAGTTGGTGAGGCGCTTCTTGCGGCAACACGCCGAGCTGTACGGCGCGGAGGTTGTGTTGCCCGCGTCTGGGAGGGGCAAGGCGGCCCCTGACCCGCTTCAGGCGTACGCCGAGGAAATCCGGGGTTGTGTAAAGTGCTCCCTGGGCCACAGCAGGACGCATTTTGTCTTTGGCGTGGGCAATCCCCACGCCAGGGTGATGCTGGTAGGCGAGGCACCGGGCGCAGATGAAGATCGGTTGGGCGAGCCATTCGTCGGCCGCGCGGGCCAACTGCTCAACCGCCTACTCAAAGAGGCTGGATTCGAGCGGGAAGAGGTCTACATTGCCAACATTCTCAAGTGTCGGCCGCCAAACAATCGTGACCCTCTCCCGACCGAGATTGCGCTGTGTCTGCCCTACTTGCAGCGGCAGATCGAACTTATCAAGCCGGATTTCATCGTGGCGCTGGGACGCATAGCTGCGCACACCTTGCTCAACACCACCGCAGCGCTGAACAAGTTGCGCGGCGTGGCGCATGGCTGTGCTGGCGCGCGGCTCATCGTCACCTACCATCCGGCGGCGATTCTCCGCTATCCGCAGTTTGAGGAACCGACGCGGCAGGACTTGCGGCTCCTGCGGAGGCTCTACGATGAAAAGTATGCAGCAACCCGATGA
- the lnt gene encoding apolipoprotein N-acyltransferase, with the protein MRMSLILCLLTGLGLTLAFPPFQWGFLAYVALIPFFFLLRGKNVAETFRWSYLCGLIISIGTLYWINWVTLPGGIAAILVLPLYLCIYALLHNLVHRQLGEVAFVTIPFLWTGVEFLRSLGEIGFPWTLVAYTQTHYLKLIQFASVTSVYGVSFWVVLINVLLYRLILSRHNVKAVVAYAAAVVLLFLLPWWYGNRVLSKERAPERSLRVVLVQGNIDPMLKWNRELKEMNFATYERLSAQAMVDSPDVIIWPETATPCYLRHEPEDLQRVRRLVDSLQVPLLTGTPDYVYDLAAGFSTYNSAFLFLPQREEIQRYAKMQLVPFGERVPYEDAFPFSLVKKLLDALELGEGNWSRGREPVVFVMPVAGRASLEGKSEVKFSVPICYESAFPDLVRRFVVGGAELLVVITNDAWFGRPSLPRWLCGGMYQHARIAVFRAIENRIAIARCANTGISAFIDPYGRICSATDIFTEAVVAGSVPLREQETFYSRHGNIFTVVVSAIGAASVAVSPLVRGVLGKRQEVASAALTSVGSEEVAS; encoded by the coding sequence ATGAGGATGAGCCTGATTCTCTGCCTCCTTACCGGGCTTGGCCTGACATTGGCCTTTCCCCCTTTCCAGTGGGGTTTTCTCGCCTATGTCGCGCTCATCCCGTTCTTTTTCTTGCTCAGGGGAAAGAACGTCGCCGAGACCTTCCGCTGGAGCTACCTGTGCGGGCTCATCATCAGTATCGGCACCCTCTACTGGATCAACTGGGTGACGCTGCCAGGCGGGATCGCCGCGATCTTGGTGCTGCCTCTGTACCTGTGCATCTACGCCCTACTCCACAATCTCGTCCATCGCCAGCTTGGCGAGGTCGCTTTTGTCACGATCCCCTTCTTGTGGACGGGCGTTGAGTTCCTGCGCTCCCTGGGTGAAATAGGCTTCCCTTGGACCCTCGTTGCCTACACCCAGACTCATTACCTGAAGCTCATCCAATTTGCCAGTGTCACCAGCGTCTACGGAGTGTCTTTTTGGGTTGTGTTGATAAACGTGCTGCTGTACCGCCTGATTCTCAGCCGGCACAATGTCAAGGCGGTGGTAGCTTATGCGGCGGCCGTTGTCCTGCTGTTCCTCCTTCCGTGGTGGTACGGCAATCGTGTGTTGTCCAAGGAGAGAGCACCTGAGCGTTCGCTGCGCGTGGTGCTGGTGCAGGGCAACATCGACCCGATGCTCAAGTGGAATCGCGAGCTCAAGGAGATGAACTTCGCGACCTATGAGCGCCTGAGTGCGCAGGCGATGGTGGACAGCCCAGATGTCATCATCTGGCCGGAGACGGCCACGCCCTGTTACCTGAGGCACGAACCCGAGGATTTGCAGCGGGTGCGCCGGCTGGTCGACTCGCTGCAGGTTCCTCTGCTGACGGGGACACCGGACTATGTGTACGATCTGGCTGCCGGCTTTTCTACCTACAATTCAGCCTTTCTTTTTTTGCCTCAAAGGGAGGAGATACAACGCTACGCCAAGATGCAGTTAGTCCCCTTTGGTGAGCGGGTCCCGTACGAAGATGCCTTCCCCTTTTCGCTGGTAAAGAAACTGCTTGACGCTTTGGAGCTGGGGGAAGGCAACTGGTCGCGGGGGCGCGAGCCCGTGGTTTTCGTCATGCCGGTAGCAGGTCGTGCATCGCTTGAGGGCAAGAGCGAGGTGAAGTTCTCCGTTCCGATCTGCTACGAGTCGGCCTTTCCTGATCTGGTGCGCCGCTTTGTGGTTGGCGGGGCCGAGTTGTTGGTGGTTATCACGAACGACGCGTGGTTTGGGCGTCCAAGCTTGCCGCGCTGGCTTTGTGGCGGTATGTACCAGCACGCCCGCATTGCGGTGTTCCGGGCAATTGAGAACCGCATCGCCATTGCCCGGTGCGCCAATACCGGCATCTCCGCGTTTATTGACCCCTACGGGCGGATTTGCAGCGCCACGGACATTTTCACGGAAGCGGTTGTCGCTGGGTCTGTGCCGTTGCGAGAGCAAGAGACTTTCTATTCTCGGCATGGGAACATCTTCACGGTGGTGGTCTCGGCAATCGGCGCTGCTAGCGTGGCCGTCAGCCCTTTGGTGCGTGGCGTCCTGGGCAAGCGCCAGGAGGTAGCCTCAGCAGCGTTGACGTCTGTGGGCAGCGAAGAGGTGGCGTCGTGA
- a CDS encoding HU family DNA-binding protein — protein MKRTITKKDVAKRTAKIVGEKIYLTEKVVDGVFTALREFMREADPEVRIEIRDFGVFEVKTTKPKPKARNPKTGDIIYVPARRKTHFKAGKLLKEELKRPLSELMAEAKATK, from the coding sequence ATGAAGAGGACCATCACCAAGAAGGATGTGGCAAAGCGAACGGCCAAGATCGTGGGTGAGAAGATCTACCTGACCGAGAAGGTGGTTGACGGTGTGTTCACGGCGCTCCGCGAGTTCATGCGCGAGGCGGATCCAGAGGTGCGCATCGAGATCCGCGATTTTGGCGTGTTTGAGGTGAAGACTACCAAGCCGAAGCCGAAGGCGCGTAACCCCAAGACCGGCGACATCATCTATGTGCCAGCCCGCCGCAAGACCCACTTTAAGGCAGGCAAGCTGCTCAAAGAAGAGTTGAAGAGACCCTTGTCGGAGCTCATGGCCGAAGCGAAGGCCACCAAGTGA
- the dnaB gene encoding replicative DNA helicase, whose amino-acid sequence MARERRVAPPPPPLGNVDRVPPQSLEAEMAVLGAMLLQEEAVLKAIEMLDEQSFHKPAHRKIFSAALALHERNEPVDIVTLSNELERRKELEEVGGSYYLTELVERIPSAANVEYHAKIVLEKALRRKLIEVANEISVEAYEGEEEAYHLIDRAEQKIFRLADRRLRRGFVSINPIMHQTFEVIDQFHQRRGGVTGIATGFTRLDELTAGLQNSELIVIAGRPSMGKTAFALNIAYHAALNEGLPVGIFSLEMAAHQLALRMLCTAARVDQHLVRTGRLAEEDWPRLSLAVGHLAEAPIFIDDTPAINVLEIRAKARRLKAEHGLALLIVDYLQLVRGPGQAESRQQEISMITQSLKALAKELDIPVVALSQLSRAVETRGGDRRPILSDLRESGAIEQDADVVLFIYRPEVYGGGEQEGTAEVIIGKQRSGPTGTVHLTFVKEYVMFANPAAEVGLMPPEVGAF is encoded by the coding sequence ATGGCTCGTGAACGAAGAGTAGCTCCCCCTCCGCCTCCGTTAGGCAATGTGGACCGTGTGCCGCCGCAGTCTCTTGAGGCAGAGATGGCAGTGCTCGGGGCCATGCTTTTGCAGGAAGAGGCGGTGCTGAAGGCCATCGAGATGCTGGATGAGCAATCCTTCCACAAACCGGCCCATCGGAAGATTTTCAGCGCTGCGCTGGCCCTGCACGAGCGCAACGAGCCCGTGGACATTGTTACCCTGAGCAATGAGCTGGAGCGACGCAAGGAGTTAGAGGAGGTCGGGGGCTCCTACTACCTTACGGAGCTGGTGGAACGCATCCCCTCGGCCGCCAATGTCGAGTACCACGCCAAGATCGTCCTGGAGAAGGCGCTACGTCGTAAGCTCATCGAGGTGGCCAACGAGATCAGCGTGGAGGCATACGAGGGCGAGGAAGAAGCCTACCACCTCATCGACAGGGCGGAGCAAAAGATATTTCGCCTTGCCGACCGGCGTCTGCGCCGCGGTTTCGTCAGCATCAACCCAATCATGCATCAGACCTTCGAGGTCATCGACCAGTTCCACCAGCGCAGAGGGGGCGTCACCGGCATTGCCACCGGTTTCACGCGCCTGGACGAGTTGACCGCAGGTCTGCAAAACTCAGAGCTGATCGTCATCGCAGGCAGGCCTTCCATGGGCAAGACTGCCTTTGCGCTGAACATTGCTTACCATGCCGCCCTCAATGAGGGCTTGCCGGTGGGCATTTTCAGCCTGGAGATGGCCGCACACCAACTAGCCCTGCGCATGTTGTGCACGGCCGCGCGCGTGGACCAGCACCTTGTGCGCACCGGGCGCCTGGCCGAGGAGGACTGGCCCCGCCTCAGCCTGGCCGTGGGGCATCTGGCAGAGGCGCCAATCTTCATCGATGATACGCCGGCCATTAACGTGCTGGAGATCCGTGCCAAGGCCCGGCGCCTCAAGGCTGAGCACGGCCTGGCTTTGCTCATCGTGGACTATCTGCAATTGGTCCGCGGCCCGGGCCAGGCCGAGAGCCGCCAGCAAGAAATCTCCATGATCACCCAGTCGCTGAAAGCATTGGCTAAGGAACTGGATATCCCGGTCGTGGCCCTGTCGCAGTTGTCGCGGGCGGTGGAAACGCGCGGCGGCGATCGCCGGCCCATTCTCTCGGACCTGCGGGAGTCGGGCGCCATCGAACAGGATGCAGATGTGGTGCTCTTCATTTATCGCCCGGAGGTGTACGGCGGAGGGGAGCAGGAAGGAACAGCGGAGGTCATCATCGGCAAACAGCGGAGCGGTCCCACGGGGACTGTGCATCTCACCTTCGTGAAGGAATACGTGATGTTTGCTAATCCCGCTGCCGAGGTCGGTTTGATGCCACCGGAGGTTGGGGCATTTTGA
- a CDS encoding bifunctional (p)ppGpp synthetase/guanosine-3',5'-bis(diphosphate) 3'-pyrophosphohydrolase, protein MTSALLAEVQPVVEEKYRKACDALIRRVRRYNPKADTALIERAAQFSYQAHKDQLRKSGRPYFEHALAVAEILADLRLDPDSIAAGFLHDVAEDTGTTLEEVAQEFGPTIAGLVDGVTKLSGLGFDTFEERQAEDFRKMIFSMIKDVRVILIKFADRLHNMRTLQYLPERTQERVARETRDIYAPLAHRLGLAKIRWELEDLALKYLDPPAYEELSRLIREGRAERERYIQRVVRPIRKALKDANICATITGRPKHFYSIYNKIHRRGVPFEQIYDLFAIRIIVDKVEECYAALGIVHHVFTPVHERFKDYIATPKSNRYQSLHTTVVGPDGRMVEIQIRTHEMHRVAEEGIAAHWKYKEGKAKEDELDKYLTFLRQFLDWEGEAHEPAEFLENLQIDLYRDEVFVFTPKGDLHKLPAGSTPVDFAFDVHTDIGLHCIAAKVNGKIVPLDYQLRSGDTVEIITSPTQRPNPDWIKFVRTTKARQRIKRWVRESLFESSVRIGEDLLREALSKHHLSREQLDLPGLAQSFGFSTEQKLYAAIGRGEIQVERILRKLLPAEAKPEEQEDKSLLQRFLQRARGSAKGVRVQGVDNVLVEFAKCCQPVPGDHIWGFVTKGRGIVIHRTDCNNVVKLMEEPERHVQVEWDVDRDKMFLVSLYVLSEDRKGLLADVSKAITDSDTEIVSVNMKKEDALANGFIIVQVRNLHHLNRIISRISKVPGVLSVSRMEPSSPQKVDAGN, encoded by the coding sequence TTGACAAGCGCCCTGTTGGCAGAGGTTCAGCCCGTCGTGGAAGAGAAGTACCGAAAAGCATGCGATGCGCTCATTCGGCGGGTGCGCCGCTATAACCCCAAGGCGGACACGGCGCTCATCGAGCGGGCGGCGCAATTCAGCTACCAGGCGCACAAGGACCAGCTGCGCAAATCTGGCCGGCCGTACTTTGAGCACGCTTTGGCGGTGGCGGAGATCCTGGCCGACCTGAGACTTGACCCGGATAGTATCGCCGCCGGCTTTCTCCACGACGTGGCCGAGGATACGGGCACGACGCTGGAGGAAGTTGCGCAGGAGTTCGGGCCCACCATCGCGGGCCTGGTGGACGGGGTGACCAAGCTCAGCGGCTTGGGCTTCGACACTTTTGAGGAAAGGCAAGCGGAAGATTTTCGCAAAATGATCTTCTCGATGATCAAGGACGTGAGGGTCATCTTGATCAAGTTTGCTGACCGCTTGCACAACATGCGCACCTTGCAGTATCTGCCGGAAAGGACTCAAGAGCGCGTGGCCCGCGAGACGCGCGACATCTACGCTCCATTGGCGCACCGCTTGGGCTTAGCCAAGATCCGCTGGGAGCTCGAAGACCTGGCACTTAAGTACCTTGACCCGCCGGCCTATGAAGAGCTGAGTAGGCTCATTCGTGAGGGACGGGCCGAAAGGGAGCGGTATATCCAGAGGGTGGTGCGCCCCATCCGCAAGGCGCTCAAGGATGCCAACATCTGCGCGACCATCACCGGCCGGCCCAAACACTTTTACAGCATCTACAACAAGATCCACAGGCGGGGAGTGCCATTCGAGCAGATCTACGACCTCTTCGCCATCCGCATCATCGTGGACAAGGTAGAGGAGTGCTACGCGGCGTTAGGCATTGTGCACCACGTGTTCACGCCGGTGCACGAGCGCTTCAAGGACTATATCGCCACCCCGAAGAGCAACCGCTACCAGTCGCTGCACACCACGGTCGTCGGCCCGGATGGGCGCATGGTAGAGATTCAGATTCGCACGCACGAGATGCACCGTGTTGCCGAGGAGGGGATCGCTGCGCACTGGAAGTACAAAGAGGGCAAGGCCAAGGAGGACGAGCTTGACAAGTACCTGACGTTCCTGCGCCAGTTTTTGGACTGGGAGGGGGAGGCGCATGAGCCGGCAGAGTTCCTCGAGAACTTGCAGATCGACCTTTACCGCGATGAGGTGTTTGTCTTTACGCCCAAGGGGGACTTGCACAAACTGCCTGCCGGCTCCACACCGGTGGATTTCGCCTTCGACGTGCACACGGACATCGGGCTGCACTGCATCGCCGCCAAGGTTAACGGCAAGATCGTGCCTCTGGACTACCAGTTGCGCAGTGGCGATACGGTGGAGATTATCACCTCCCCCACGCAGCGGCCCAATCCCGATTGGATTAAGTTTGTGCGCACCACCAAAGCGCGCCAGCGCATCAAGCGCTGGGTGAGGGAGTCGCTTTTCGAGAGCAGCGTGCGCATCGGCGAGGACTTGCTGCGCGAGGCGCTGAGCAAGCACCACCTCAGCCGCGAACAGCTCGACCTGCCGGGCTTGGCGCAGAGCTTCGGCTTTTCTACCGAACAGAAGCTCTATGCGGCCATCGGACGCGGCGAGATTCAGGTGGAAAGGATCCTGCGCAAGCTGCTCCCCGCTGAAGCCAAGCCGGAGGAGCAAGAGGACAAGTCGCTCTTGCAGAGGTTCCTGCAGCGGGCGCGCGGCTCGGCAAAGGGCGTGCGGGTGCAAGGGGTGGACAACGTGCTCGTCGAATTTGCCAAATGCTGCCAACCGGTGCCTGGCGACCATATCTGGGGCTTTGTCACCAAGGGGAGGGGAATCGTTATTCATCGCACCGACTGCAACAACGTGGTCAAGCTCATGGAGGAGCCAGAACGGCATGTGCAGGTCGAATGGGACGTAGACCGGGACAAGATGTTCTTGGTCAGCCTGTACGTGCTCAGCGAGGACCGCAAGGGTCTGCTGGCCGATGTCTCCAAGGCCATCACCGATTCCGACACCGAAATTGTGAGTGTGAACATGAAAAAGGAGGACGCGTTGGCCAACGGGTTCATCATCGTCCAGGTACGCAATCTCCACCATCTGAACCGCATCATCAGCCGCATCAGCAAGGTGCCAGGGGTGCTGAGCGTCAGCCGCATGGAACCCTCCTCGCCGCAGAAGGTGGATGCGGGCAACTGA
- the ruvX gene encoding Holliday junction resolvase RuvX, giving the protein MSEEIRILAIDYGTRRIGVAVSDPTGQIAQGLPTLSPRGLVHAASLVADLVRKYGAKTVVVGLPFGMHGGKTEATKQVEKFIQKLATLVSVPIVPWDERLTSVAAERAMHEMGGSPSRNRAKVDQVAAVLLLQGYLDSGKR; this is encoded by the coding sequence GTGAGCGAAGAAATCCGCATTTTGGCCATCGATTATGGCACACGCCGCATAGGCGTAGCAGTGAGCGACCCTACTGGGCAGATCGCCCAGGGGTTGCCGACGCTCAGCCCTCGCGGCCTCGTTCACGCCGCCAGCCTCGTCGCTGACTTGGTGCGCAAGTACGGCGCCAAAACCGTTGTCGTCGGCTTGCCATTCGGCATGCACGGCGGAAAGACAGAGGCCACCAAGCAGGTAGAAAAATTCATCCAGAAACTTGCCACCCTTGTCTCCGTGCCGATAGTTCCTTGGGACGAGCGGCTCACCAGTGTCGCTGCCGAGAGGGCAATGCACGAGATGGGTGGCTCCCCAAGTCGGAACCGAGCGAAGGTGGACCAAGTGGCTGCGGTATTGCTCCTGCAAGGCTATCTGGACAGCGGAAAGCGTTGA